AGACTTTAACTTTAAAAGAGCTTTTCAATTTATCCTTGACTTGATCAAGGGTGATTTTAGAATCAAGGCCTTTATTTTCAATAGCTAGGATAAACTGGTGGCAACAGAATATCCTGGTCACAAATAATGTAATACTTAGGAAATAGAGGGGAAATTATTGAATTGCAACCTTGCAGCAATTGACATtaaaagtttcaattttataaGCGTTAAAACGCATAACAATATTTGTACGTAAACTGTATGATGGTAACAAAACGAACAGAAAGACCAAAACTATCTAAATATGCGCAACATAAATAGTGCCGAGGGTGGCTGTCTATTATCATGGAACAATTCCTAACTTAACGGGACCGCTCGAAATACATAATAGCTCCAATTTCTATTAGAGCTCCAGACCTACACGAGAGATAAATTGTGTTTATTCGCTCGACAGAATTGGGATTGTGTACGTGCTAAACTTGCTTTGTACATACATACACTATATTTTTGTCACGTTATGTATGGTCCAAATAATCTAGAAATATACTTGATTATTCATATAAAGTATTATCTCACTTTTATATGAAATCCTCAAAGAGATTGTTTTtagagtaataaaattttaaagaatattaggTAGTAAGGCATAACCAAACTGGATGTAATTGGTAATTACGTATGATGGCTACAAGTCTTCTTTAATTTGAGTATCATCACAATACTCTCTAATAAAACGTAAAGTACGAAAAGTTATTTTAGAGGTGATTTTAGTAATTGCCTCTTATcttgaataaatttgttctacctatattatttattaatataaaaacggCAACGATTTAAATATTAGCTAATACAGCATCTCTTGTGTTCCTATATTTTAATGCGGTTTCTTCATTCTGCATACATTACATCTAGCACTACTTAAGAAGCAGTtatagttagaaaaaaataaccaaatgAAGAATTAAGTTCTAAAAACTTTAAGGACACAAaggtttaataattaataaatttaagtgaagttgcattttaaaacataaatttttttaggtaaaagtttctaatgagaaattaaaaacttctaTTGGAATAACGGACTTCTCTTAGAGGTTTATTTCGCTtcagaattaattattaattggatattttttttgttttggcttaattaaacctaaaagaaaattaaagtagTAGTGCAGACTATAATACGTATTGATTGAATACTTAATTcgaatttttttagcaaatgaacctcaaaaaagGTTTGATCTTTTATAGTCTAACAGAAGAACATTCAACTTTGGAAATTTACTGTAGCcaataaaagttaattatttactgaggtaatttaattatttagagaGGTCTAAAGAACTCACTAATACTAATTTGATTATTATAGAAGGTGTTTttcatacaaatttttaatatttgtcaaattattaaacatattttttataaatatacaagTTACAAGTTAAAAATCGCTGCTTTGGTTGACTTTTCTTTCAGGATTGAACTTCTATATCATTATTTTTGCATTATCATAgattaacagatttttttatagttatatattatagtatttatatattagtttaaaataatcttCTATTTTGCTTTACTATTTCATCTGTCTTTCGGGAATTCAAGATACTTTTTATCATTTTCAGacttttaaggatattttttaggtttcttccaggcatttaatgcCTACTATCAATTCGAGATATATTtacgcattttttattttattccgaaaactttttttaattgttaatgtttttcaggaattagatttttttttctgtattttccaGTCGTGGAATAACATTaaagaattgttaaaaataaacgcatttgacgtaatttttggTCTTCgaagaattaaaaatgtttgttgtatTTTAGAGGCTTTCTTTTCTTACTCTATTGGGCATTACATTTGTATATCTTTCCAtctctattaatttatttctatatatctttttgatgtagtttttttttgaatatcacTAATATCTTACGTAGTTAGTTCTTTAGGTTAAAGTAGTGCGCGGAAACAAGTCTAAGCGACATTAGTGTAAACAAAGCTTAAATGCGAGGTGCGGTTGAGAGTGGCTGTACATATGTAAGAACAAGTGACAATTGAAGTTGACAGACTGATTATCACGTGTCCATAGTTATTTTTTGCTTAACCTAACCCTTTTAGGTTCAATAAAAAAGAACTATGGATTATTTAATCTAAGAGGAGACGCAATTATCTACAATTTATAAGAGTTTTCAGGCTCTTTAGGTTTTTTTGTATGCGTCGGtaatttatgtatatatattataatttttggtcGTTTTAAGGTTATGTCTTACAAAAAATATCTCTTTATAATTGACTTAACCATCTAATCAAGGAGCCGCCACTGACTAATTCGTAGAAATATTAAGTCCTCTTAAAACCTGATCTATAGGGTGAAAACTTTTCGTAAGTATAATTACTTCGTATTTAATaactaaacattttataaaaaaaattatttggaagtagtttttaataaaaataaattacaaatccTAAAAATATAGAATTCAAAAGCACCTTTTGATCAAACATTTCTCATTTTCTATAcgccttttttaaatttaattttcttgctcccgttaaaaatgaataaaatgtaGAGGTACCTCGAACTCAATTtaccaataaatatttaaaatagcattaaaatataaaattcccaTAAATAGAATATTCAAACGTACATCGCAATGTACACCTCCATTATACAAGCCGCAATTTTGCATTCGACGAAGGATCAATATCCAGAGATGGATGAAAGGCAATTGCCTATATAATCCGGTGCCTTTGAGGGCATTTCGGAATTCGAAATTCGTCCGCATCATTAGGCGTTTCGGCCTGGGTACGGAAAAGTTTTTAATGGTTTCTTGTTCCCTTTCAATTTCGAATGGTTTGCCTTCTTTGATATTAGCTTAATATACATAGGGAAAATGTGAAGGAATATTGTATCGCGCTTAGTTTCATGCTCATCTTCTTTTATGTACTTAAATTACATTtactaaaatacatttaatacaatatttatgTATGAGAGATGGCGGCTTATAAGAGGAGTTTAGCGATATAAAGAGAAGCTTCGGAAAATGTTTAGTAATTGTcctcctaaatatttattttttttttaatatattgtaatgATAATCGCAATAAAATCAGCTGTCTTCGTATTTGCGAAATAACCCCGTTAGCGGAAATGGGCACAAAGCACGACATCTATGGAGATACATGCAAGTTAGCGGCTCTTCCGGAACCATGGTCTTACAAGCATATAAGGAAACCGCACAATCAGGAATTCGTAACATGACgccacttttaaaatgacataagtagtagtaaataaatacaattagttcataaaatttgaaagaGAAACTGTGGATTTTAGTTTTCAAGTACAATAATCGAGTCGTTTgtcaaaatcattttctaatagGGATACATGATATTGATGAAGTTTAAATTTGTTCAAAGTTCAATACCGAAGGATGACTAAGGATTCCTAGATCAAACAAAACTTCTGTCATGCTAAGAGAGAGTGGATAATTAATTGACTTTAGTGCTGTGATGTAATATTTGTAGATGTAAATTTCGTCCAGGAAGTTGGAGAGTGCTCACCCACCTTTGGCTGTAATTGACTTTAAGTGTATTTATATTCCTATAAGAGTATTCCTGGAGTCCCTTAaaggataataattttttgaggttTATCCTGGAGTAATAAATGTATTGATTTCCTGGCAAacattaaaatttgacaaaagtggGTTGacctttggcgcccaacgtgtgaGTACTCCAATGGACCatattcaacaaatatttcaaacagaaagaaaataatttttaattttctgtgttAAAACAAATGCCCTCTCTCTCACTCGCATTCAACATCCTTATCCTCCTCcttttctttgtttatataattaaatctaCTATagatttgaacattttttttagactttttagtCCAAATTATGACATATTAAATATATGATAAGTGGATAGATGGaagtttggcgcccaacatatgTGTATCTTTAAGTCACTCCATTCAACCATCGTCGACTCAAAACTACACTCATCTCCCTAGTTTACCTAATCCTATGATGTTTACAACTATAGACCAAACATGCACATTAACCCAAATACCATTTTACTagttatcataaaaatatatatcttgaaaatatctcaaaatatcttaagtTAACATTTTCCAGAGGAAATTAGTGTTGGATTGTTGATCTTTTAATTACGCCCCCTAGGGGCACAATTTGAGCTACAACTTAAACATTGAGCTCCgcgtgcccaccggtgggcatttCGCATCCCTTATTCAGACACCGCGTGCTCACCTGTGAGCATGGATTACATTGATTCTGCCTATACCAAATGACGGTCTGGTCCCAGAATgagccaaaaaatatattgggttTGGCAGTTTGGATAGTTtaggtatttagtttataagagtagaaaaaacaacatttgagtTAATATACCATGTTATATTaccttaaaacttaaaaataaattgtcataaaaaaacagtcgttttcttatgtaaccaaaacttaaaataccataaaaatgactaacctaaatataataaaacttactaaAACGACCTTACGTTTGACGAAATACACACTGCCACAAAGAAACTGCTGACACTAAAGTTTTAAGCCAAATGTTTTTGGAAGCAAGTAATACAAAGGGGAATATTACACGGTACACAAATTGTATTGacctttttcgcattttttcggGCGTACGCAGCATTGTAAGCCATTGACATGGTGCTGTAGCATAGTGCATCTCTTTCGAGTAACTCGTTTTTGGCCTTCCACTTCCTTCAACGTGCAGCGTTGCGTTCTTGACGTGGAAGGACGAGAAACAGTATTAAGTTTTTCGTCGTTTTCAATGAGACCTGAAACTACCTCTTCTTTGAAAGTGGTgatgctgatttttttcttgtaaagaTGTAACGCGTTTACTATTGTTGTAGCAGTAATGAGATGAAACACTAGGCGTTTGTACCATTTTGAAGTTCGCCTTAGACAAGGCGCGTATGCTGACATTTGATCCGACAAGTCGATAAAAGCCTTGCCCTGATTATAGTTAACAATTACTTTCGGTTTAATAACTTCCTTTCCTTTCTTTGCTAAAGTAACGGTAGAATCATCATGTTTGGTGCTTAGCGTGATGGCGTCTCTCTTATCCTTCCACTTCAGGACTACAGTTTTGTCATTATCTTGCCGAGCTACAATTCCACCTCGATTCAACTTTTCCTTTATTACTTCTTGAGGATTACCTTTGCGGTTTGCTCTAATTGTACCAACTAAATGCGTTTTTCGGTCAATTAGTCTTTTGGCTAATGATACGCTCGTGTACCAGTTGTCAGTGTAAATTGTGCGGCCACTGTCCAAAAGACCTTCCATCAATTCCATGATTTTTCTCTGCCGGTATATACTTTAGAATGCCAGGTATATCCTCCAGATACACACAACTTGAAAAGCTTTATACCGTAGCGGTGTCGCTTATTGGGTTtatattgtctgaaataaatgCGTCCTCGAAACGGGACTTTCGTCGATACAAATGTCTTTTTCGGGCATGTAGGAGGACTTAAATTTACAGCATGTCAAGAAATTCGGATATTTTGTAAAGTCGGTCATCAGAGGATCTGTCCTTCTCATTATCACTTACATGGAACATGCCCAAAATATCTTCAAATCTGTTTCTACTCATAATTGTGGGTATGCGATTTTGGTTCAACGATTTggttgaccaaaaattttcgcatttcCACGGGATTGGTATCCACCCATTTCGGCACCTTGGCCTTCCGGTTTGGATCTGCTATTGCCGCAGCAATTCGCTGTGAAGCAAACCTATTGGTTTCAGTCACAAATAGATTAATCATCTCATCGTCGATAAAATAGTCAAAGAATTCAGTTGGTTCTTTCCCTGCAAAGTGCACTAACAGCTGGAACAACACCAACATTCTAAGGGCTTTCACTGAAAGACAGTCGGTCTACTTGAACGTGATCCTATTTTTGCTTAGTAGTTAAAGTCGCTAGTGGTTACGTTATCGTCTAGATCTTTGTCTTCGGATAATAATATGGCAAAATTATCTGAATTATTATTGGATGAATCGTTACCGGATGATAGATAACTTTCAAcaggaataaaatctttatctacGAGCGAATCATCTGAAAATCCGGTAATTTCGTCTTCTATTATATCTCTTGACTCGTCGTCGGACAGATTCTCCAGCTCCTTTGCCAACTCCTGATCCGATAGATATTTCTTAGCCATATTTGCTTAactctgaaacaaaaaaaacacattaaatctAGTGTCCACGGGTGGGCATTCGGTCCCAAAATGTAAAATAGCATTCTGGGACCACGTGCCCACCCGTGGGTCACCGCAAAAAAACAGCCAAAAGTCGACAGAGTATTGATCCACAAACAacataaactgcaaaaaaataaatattaacaaaaaatatccagaatgaaaatttggtccctggaaataaaatttaaatgcccaccggtgggcacgcGGGGCTCAACGTGTTAAGCATTTTCTCTTGGCCACTTTtattatgacaaaaaaaattccaacgatGTCTATTGACCGAGATATAGCCGCAATCCATGTTTGCATCctgaatattattattgatgTGATTTCCATTAAATCAAAGatcttggaaaattattaatatctttctacttccaattttttttaataatacatcgATGCAATTCTTGACGTATCATCCAgtagtaagttaaattttttattaactgcaCTAAATTATAAATGCTTTTAATCGCCTTAAGTCACttgaagttatttaaaatttaaggtttagttttgtaaaaaataatttgattaaatttaatttaaattaaaaaaattaagttataaagttttgtttaattgaaatattttaagaagaaaCGTAGTCAATTAATTATATCTCTGATCTGTCTCAAAATGGTGTCTGAATATACACTATTTCCGTGACATAATATTATGTATTGATATATTCTCTAAAAAGCCGTAATACTCAAGTTTTCCTTTTATAAACGATTTTTAACAAGCTCCGTTCTACGTAAAACGTTTTTAACGATACCGCGAAAGCCAAAGAAGATCGGGATAAAGAATAATAAGTTCTTTTTTCA
The genomic region above belongs to Anthonomus grandis grandis chromosome 6, icAntGran1.3, whole genome shotgun sequence and contains:
- the LOC126737647 gene encoding piggyBac transposable element-derived protein 4-like, translated to MELMEGLLDSGRTIYTDNWYTSVSLAKRLIDRKTHLVGTIRANRKGNPQEVIKEKLNRGGIVARQDNDKTVVLKWKDKRDAITLSTKHDDSTVTLAKKGKEVIKPKVIVNYNQGKAFIDLSDQMSAYAPCLRRTSKWYKRLVFHLITATTIVNALHLYKKKISITTFKEEVVSGLIENDEKLNTVSRPSTSRTQRCTLKEVEGQKRVTRKRCTMLQHHVNGLQCCVRPKKCEKGQYNLCTV